In a genomic window of Chloroflexaceae bacterium:
- a CDS encoding amidohydrolase family protein yields MLELDHLTIVDHHAHNLLRPEALNDFSLAAAFTEGYDAAIVSRHVRQTLFFKRSMRQLADLLGCEASLEGLQALRDQLGYEAMAQRLFDAGGFAALILDDGFMPDRIMPTPWHQRFAPTFRLIRIEHLAAQLLEQISAWEDFVDAFRAGLEQRDPSVVGFKSIVAYRTGLRLAPADPLAASRAFAELRAAVVRGAPARIAARPLNDWLVWTMMEIAARDAVPVQFHTGFGDPDLDLREANPLHLRPLLERADLRSAPVVLLHAGYPFTRELGYLAAVYPNVYLDLGLAIPYLSRAGMEAVASAALELAPISKILFSTDAHLIPETFYVGARCGREALAAVLTRCVTDGDLTLAEAEAAALAILRQNAIALYGLAL; encoded by the coding sequence ATGTTGGAACTCGATCACCTGACCATCGTTGATCATCACGCGCACAACCTGCTGCGCCCCGAGGCGCTGAACGACTTCTCGCTGGCGGCGGCATTTACCGAGGGCTACGACGCGGCGATTGTCAGCCGGCATGTGCGGCAGACGTTGTTTTTCAAGCGCAGCATGCGCCAGTTGGCCGACCTGCTGGGCTGCGAAGCTTCGCTGGAGGGCCTGCAGGCGCTGCGCGACCAACTGGGTTACGAAGCGATGGCGCAGCGGCTCTTCGATGCCGGCGGGTTCGCCGCCCTCATCCTCGACGACGGGTTCATGCCCGATCGCATTATGCCCACTCCGTGGCATCAGCGCTTTGCGCCCACCTTCCGCCTGATCCGCATCGAACACCTGGCCGCGCAGTTGCTAGAACAGATCTCCGCCTGGGAAGACTTCGTGGACGCCTTTCGCGCCGGGCTGGAGCAGCGCGATCCTTCCGTAGTCGGTTTCAAGAGCATCGTGGCCTACCGCACCGGCCTGCGCCTGGCCCCCGCCGACCCACTGGCGGCCAGCCGGGCCTTCGCCGAGTTGCGCGCGGCGGTCGTCCGCGGCGCGCCAGCGCGCATCGCCGCCAGACCGCTGAATGACTGGCTGGTATGGACTATGATGGAGATCGCCGCCCGCGACGCCGTGCCGGTACAGTTCCACACCGGCTTCGGCGACCCTGACCTCGATCTGCGCGAGGCCAATCCGCTGCACCTGCGGCCGCTCCTCGAACGCGCCGACCTGCGTTCCGCGCCGGTCGTCCTCCTCCACGCCGGCTATCCCTTCACCCGCGAACTCGGCTACCTCGCCGCGGTGTATCCGAACGTGTACCTCGACCTCGGGCTCGCCATCCCCTACCTCAGCCGCGCAGGGATGGAAGCGGTGGCCAGCGCGGCCCTGGAACTGGCCCCGATCAGCAAGATCCTCTTCTCCACCGACGCCCACCTCATCCCGGAGACTTTCTATGTCGGCGCGCGCTGCGGGCGTGAGGCGCTGGCCGCCGTGCTGACCCGCTGCGTCACCGACGGCGATCTGACCCTCGCCGAGGCCGAGGCGGCGGCGCTGGCTATTCTCCGCCAGAATGCGATTGCGCTCTATGGGTTAGCGTTATGA
- a CDS encoding ABC transporter ATP-binding protein: MLQVRDLHVAYGRVDALKGISLEVQPGEIVALIGSNGAGKTTALSAISGLLRPRRGRISFEGAEITRLAPHEIVRRGLVHCPEGRQIFARLTVAENLRLAAGHRRDRDAVARDLERVLSLFPILGERQRQIAGLLSGGEQQMLALGRSIMSAPRLLLLDEPSLGLAPLVVERIFQVIAALRREGMTVLLVEQNAWQALRLADRAYVLETGTITLSGPAPALLDDPRVRAAYLGA, translated from the coding sequence ATGCTCCAGGTGCGCGATCTCCACGTGGCCTATGGTCGCGTTGACGCTTTGAAGGGCATCTCGCTCGAGGTGCAGCCGGGCGAAATCGTGGCCCTGATCGGCAGCAACGGCGCCGGCAAAACCACCGCCCTGAGCGCCATTTCCGGCCTGCTGCGCCCCAGACGCGGCCGGATCAGCTTCGAGGGTGCGGAGATCACCCGCCTGGCGCCGCATGAGATTGTGCGCCGCGGACTGGTGCACTGTCCCGAAGGGCGGCAGATCTTCGCCCGGCTGACTGTCGCCGAGAACCTGCGCCTGGCCGCCGGCCACCGGCGCGACCGCGACGCCGTGGCCCGCGATCTGGAACGGGTGCTGAGCCTGTTCCCCATCCTTGGCGAACGGCAGCGCCAGATCGCCGGGCTGCTGAGCGGCGGCGAACAGCAGATGCTGGCCCTGGGGCGCTCGATCATGAGCGCCCCGCGCCTGCTCCTCCTCGATGAACCGTCACTGGGTCTGGCGCCGCTGGTGGTCGAACGCATCTTCCAGGTCATCGCCGCGTTGCGCCGCGAAGGGATGACCGTCCTGCTGGTTGAACAGAACGCCTGGCAGGCCCTGCGCCTGGCCGATCGGGCCTATGTTCTCGAAACCGGAACCATTACTCTCAGCGGCCCCGCCCCTGCGCTCCTGGACGATCCGCGGGTCAGAGCGGCCTATCTGGGGGCGTAG
- a CDS encoding branched-chain amino acid ABC transporter permease codes for MRPVYGWLALGLGAALVVLAEYRLNDYYQRVLAVVAINVILAVSLSLTNGFSGDVSLGHAAFMAIGAYASALLTMPASMKLVALPDLPSWLARAELPFALALLAGGALAALAAFVVGIPVLRLRGHYLSVATLGLMVIVQVVALNWQTVTRGARGLNGLPAFTSLLWAYGWMLVSVIIIWRLVRSPFGRAMLAVREDELAAACRGIRVFPTRLLAFVVGAFFAGTAGALWAHLITAIAPASFSFAITFNVVAMVVIGGAGSITGAVLGGVLMTLLPEWLRGIETSLAVGGRPLYGLSQIVIALLMLLVMIFRPQGLLGGHELSDLLRRREPLPAVESEGAS; via the coding sequence ATGAGGCCCGTGTATGGCTGGCTGGCCCTCGGCCTGGGCGCGGCGCTGGTCGTGCTCGCTGAGTACCGGCTCAACGATTATTACCAGCGGGTGCTGGCAGTGGTGGCGATCAACGTGATCCTCGCCGTCAGTCTGAGCCTGACCAACGGCTTCAGCGGTGATGTATCGCTCGGTCATGCCGCTTTCATGGCTATCGGCGCCTACGCCTCCGCCCTGCTGACGATGCCTGCCAGTATGAAGCTGGTCGCCCTGCCGGACCTGCCATCCTGGCTGGCTCGGGCGGAACTGCCCTTTGCGCTGGCCCTGCTCGCCGGGGGCGCCCTGGCCGCGCTGGCGGCCTTCGTGGTCGGCATTCCGGTGTTGCGGCTGCGCGGACACTATCTATCGGTGGCCACGCTGGGCCTGATGGTCATCGTGCAGGTGGTGGCGCTCAACTGGCAGACGGTGACCCGCGGCGCGCGCGGCCTCAATGGCCTGCCCGCCTTCACCTCGCTCCTCTGGGCCTACGGCTGGATGCTGGTGAGCGTGATCATCATCTGGCGCCTGGTGCGCTCGCCGTTTGGGCGGGCCATGCTCGCCGTGCGCGAAGACGAACTGGCGGCGGCCTGTCGCGGCATCCGCGTCTTTCCGACGCGCCTGCTGGCCTTCGTGGTCGGGGCCTTTTTCGCCGGAACCGCCGGGGCCCTCTGGGCGCACCTGATCACCGCCATCGCTCCGGCATCGTTTTCGTTCGCCATCACCTTCAACGTCGTCGCCATGGTGGTAATCGGGGGCGCCGGCAGCATTACCGGGGCTGTCCTCGGCGGCGTGTTGATGACCCTGTTGCCAGAGTGGCTGCGCGGCATCGAGACCAGCCTGGCCGTCGGCGGCAGGCCGCTGTACGGCCTGAGCCAGATCGTGATCGCCCTGCTCATGCTGCTGGTGATGATCTTTCGCCCCCAGGGCTTGCTCGGCGGGCATGAACTGAGCGACCTGCTGCGCCGACGCGAGCCGCTCCCCGCCGTCGAGAGTGAAGGGGCATCGTAG
- a CDS encoding glutamine synthetase family protein: MTSVQSILTAIQNQQVRFVRFIWCDNANVIRAKAVRTTMIESYLAGNGVGIAAAQQALPVMYDALAPDTGLTPDGEVHMRADWTTFAVLPYAPGHARVLTDIYAGDQPWTHCPRSFLRRMIAAAAARDLSVFAAFENEFSLLRPGPDGPAPFDATVFCQTAALDGAAEVINTMTSALEAQGVMVEMTYAESGPGQFELPVRYADALRAADQQIVFRETVRACAAQHGLLASFAPKIYADKAGNGAHLHLSLARQGASIVTEPGQPRALSAPMRAFMAGILEHLPALMALTTPSPNSFKRIRPRFWSGAFTCWGMGNREAALRVPMPDSGLPVTNVELKTCDATSNPYLALGAVIAAGLDGIDRQLPLGDAVRGDPADLSEAERLERRILPLPATLGEAIAALERDDVLLEALGGDLARSYLAVRRAEWQAMKDLSHEEEVRLILERY; the protein is encoded by the coding sequence ATGACTTCGGTGCAAAGCATTCTGACGGCGATCCAGAACCAGCAGGTGCGCTTTGTGCGCTTCATCTGGTGCGATAACGCCAATGTGATCCGCGCCAAGGCAGTGCGGACGACGATGATCGAGAGCTACCTGGCCGGCAACGGGGTCGGGATTGCTGCCGCGCAGCAGGCCCTGCCAGTAATGTACGACGCTCTGGCCCCCGACACCGGCCTGACGCCCGACGGCGAGGTTCACATGCGCGCGGACTGGACGACCTTCGCCGTGCTGCCCTATGCCCCCGGCCACGCCCGCGTGCTGACCGACATCTACGCCGGCGACCAGCCCTGGACCCACTGCCCGCGCTCCTTTCTCCGCCGCATGATTGCCGCCGCCGCCGCCCGCGACCTGAGCGTTTTCGCGGCCTTCGAGAACGAATTCTCCCTGCTACGCCCCGGCCCCGATGGTCCTGCACCGTTTGACGCCACCGTGTTCTGCCAGACCGCGGCCCTCGATGGAGCCGCGGAGGTGATCAACACAATGACGTCAGCGCTGGAGGCCCAGGGCGTGATGGTGGAGATGACCTACGCCGAGTCGGGGCCGGGCCAGTTTGAGCTGCCAGTGCGCTACGCCGACGCGTTGCGCGCCGCCGATCAGCAGATCGTCTTCCGCGAGACGGTCAGGGCCTGCGCGGCGCAGCACGGCCTGCTGGCTTCCTTCGCGCCGAAGATCTACGCCGATAAAGCCGGCAACGGCGCCCATCTGCACCTCAGCCTGGCCCGCCAGGGCGCCAGCATCGTCACCGAGCCAGGCCAGCCCCGCGCCCTGTCGGCGCCGATGCGCGCCTTCATGGCCGGCATTCTGGAGCATCTGCCGGCGCTGATGGCCCTGACCACCCCCTCTCCCAACAGCTTCAAACGCATCCGCCCGCGCTTCTGGAGCGGCGCGTTCACCTGCTGGGGCATGGGCAACCGCGAGGCCGCGCTGCGCGTGCCCATGCCCGATAGCGGCCTGCCGGTCACCAACGTGGAACTGAAGACCTGCGACGCCACCTCCAATCCCTATCTCGCCCTCGGCGCGGTGATCGCGGCAGGACTTGACGGCATTGACCGCCAGTTGCCCCTCGGCGATGCCGTGCGGGGTGACCCCGCCGATCTTTCCGAAGCCGAGCGGCTTGAGCGGCGCATCCTGCCCCTGCCCGCGACCCTCGGCGAGGCCATCGCCGCCCTGGAGCGCGACGATGTGCTGCTCGAGGCCCTGGGCGGCGACCTGGCCCGTTCCTACCTGGCCGTGCGCCGAGCCGAGTGGCAGGCCATGAAGGATCTGTCGCACGAGGAAGAAGTGCGGCTGATCCTGGAGCGGTACTGA
- a CDS encoding ABC transporter substrate-binding protein yields the protein MKPTQQMLSTLVVVVLIILTAACGAPAAQPTAPAASPAASPAAAAEAIKIGALYGITGGMSSIDAPGLNGMKLAVKEINAAGGVLGRQIELIAVDGKTDQTTTTNAASELINVHKVVAIGGLNDSTFALAAGPIAQQAGIPFVTAGATLPTLPEQIGDFFFMAPFGDDAQAFAIADYAIDDLKAKTAYMLVDQAYDFTTALAAFFKQRFTEKGGQIVLEDIYRSGDTDFSAQIAKVQALNPPPDVLFISAIPNEAGITTRQFREAGLQMPIISGDGFDTPLIAEVAGELADNVFFSTHVALDNVDPKVQAFVQAYTQEYGKPPENAFAVLGYDTLNLIADAIKRAGSADPKAIRDALAATQGFAAVTGQITYAPGQRKPDKSVTIIQVQDGAYTFVKEITP from the coding sequence ATGAAACCCACACAACAGATGCTCTCCACCCTGGTCGTCGTCGTTCTGATCATCCTCACCGCCGCGTGCGGCGCCCCTGCGGCCCAGCCCACTGCCCCCGCCGCCTCGCCTGCTGCCTCGCCTGCCGCTGCAGCCGAAGCGATCAAGATCGGGGCTCTCTACGGCATTACCGGGGGCATGTCCTCGATTGACGCGCCCGGGCTAAACGGCATGAAACTGGCCGTCAAGGAGATCAACGCCGCAGGCGGGGTGCTGGGACGCCAGATCGAACTGATCGCCGTGGACGGCAAGACCGATCAAACGACCACGACCAATGCCGCCTCGGAGCTGATCAACGTGCATAAGGTCGTCGCCATCGGCGGTCTGAACGACTCGACCTTTGCCCTGGCCGCCGGACCTATCGCGCAGCAGGCCGGCATCCCCTTCGTCACTGCGGGCGCCACGCTGCCGACCCTGCCGGAGCAGATCGGCGATTTCTTCTTTATGGCCCCCTTCGGCGATGACGCCCAGGCCTTCGCCATCGCCGACTACGCCATTGACGACCTGAAGGCGAAGACGGCCTACATGCTCGTGGATCAGGCCTATGACTTCACCACCGCGCTGGCGGCCTTCTTCAAGCAGCGCTTCACCGAAAAGGGCGGCCAGATCGTTCTCGAGGACATCTATCGCTCTGGCGACACCGACTTTTCGGCCCAGATCGCCAAGGTCCAGGCCCTCAATCCCCCGCCTGACGTGCTGTTCATCTCGGCCATTCCCAACGAAGCCGGCATCACCACCCGGCAGTTCCGTGAAGCCGGCCTGCAGATGCCGATCATTTCCGGCGATGGCTTCGACACCCCGCTGATCGCCGAGGTAGCCGGCGAACTTGCGGATAATGTGTTCTTCTCGACCCACGTCGCGCTGGACAATGTTGACCCCAAGGTGCAGGCCTTCGTACAGGCCTACACCCAGGAATACGGCAAACCGCCGGAGAATGCCTTCGCCGTACTCGGCTACGACACGCTGAACCTGATCGCCGACGCGATCAAACGCGCCGGCTCTGCCGATCCCAAAGCCATCCGCGACGCCCTCGCCGCCACCCAGGGCTTCGCCGCCGTCACCGGGCAGATCACCTATGCTCCGGGGCAACGCAAGCCCGACAAATCGGTGACGATTATTCAGGTTCAGGATGGGGCGTATACGTTCGTCAAGGAGATCACGCCCTAG
- a CDS encoding branched-chain amino acid ABC transporter permease: MTYLLQQTVNALNLGSIYALVAIGLTIVYGILRLINFAHGDMMTVGAYVALAALSALVLPVWSALLFAMIVAGAIGIIIERLAYRPLRGSREVAMLITSLAISSLIQNSATMALTAQPRPLRLPAELTRRVEWAGLTIAPIDGVILLLSIALMALLSLFVKYTTIGIAMRACSERVQTAHLMGVNVNRVIAVAFGVSAALAGVAGVLWSGKFGLVDPFTGFVPGLKAFVAAVIGGVGSIPGAMVGGYLLGFAEVFFVAFAPPALSGYRDAFVFVLLLAILLVRPAGLFGLEEGRRA, translated from the coding sequence ATGACCTACCTCCTCCAACAAACCGTCAACGCCCTCAACCTTGGGAGCATTTACGCCCTGGTTGCCATTGGCCTGACGATCGTCTACGGCATCCTGCGGCTGATCAACTTCGCCCACGGCGATATGATGACCGTGGGGGCCTACGTGGCCCTGGCGGCCCTGAGCGCCCTGGTTCTGCCCGTCTGGTCGGCGTTGCTCTTCGCCATGATCGTCGCTGGCGCGATCGGCATCATCATTGAACGGCTGGCCTATCGCCCCCTGCGCGGCTCGCGGGAAGTGGCTATGCTGATCACCTCCCTGGCCATCAGTTCGCTGATCCAGAACAGCGCAACCATGGCCCTGACAGCCCAGCCGCGCCCGCTGCGCCTGCCCGCCGAACTGACCCGCCGCGTCGAGTGGGCCGGGTTGACCATTGCGCCAATTGATGGTGTGATCTTGCTCCTCTCGATCGCCTTGATGGCGCTTCTGAGCCTGTTTGTCAAATACACGACGATCGGGATTGCCATGCGCGCGTGCAGCGAGCGGGTGCAGACCGCGCACCTGATGGGCGTGAACGTGAACCGGGTGATCGCGGTGGCCTTCGGCGTGAGCGCCGCCCTCGCCGGCGTCGCCGGCGTGCTCTGGAGCGGCAAGTTTGGCCTGGTGGACCCCTTTACGGGCTTCGTGCCGGGCCTCAAGGCTTTCGTCGCTGCGGTGATCGGCGGCGTTGGCAGCATTCCGGGGGCCATGGTAGGCGGGTATCTCCTTGGCTTCGCCGAGGTCTTCTTTGTCGCCTTTGCGCCCCCGGCCCTCTCTGGCTACCGCGATGCGTTTGTGTTCGTGCTGCTGCTGGCGATTCTGCTGGTGCGTCCGGCGGGGCTGTTTGGCCTGGAGGAGGGACGGCGCGCATGA
- a CDS encoding ABC transporter ATP-binding protein — protein sequence MARERPEVLLEAQNLSVAFRGIIALQDYHLTLRPGELLGIIGPNGAGKTTLFNALTGVVPLSSGRVLLEGRDITHLPPDAIRRAGVARTFQNIRLFRRLSVMDNMRISAQLDRRADLFATLARLPRFAAEERARDAQALQTLRLLGLETYRDAPADSLPYGLQRRLEIAMAVVAQPRILLLDEPAAGLNPAEVEALMRLIARLHAELKLTVMLIEHNMRVVMGVCQRVQVLHYGALIADGPPAEVQRHPRVLEAYLGVSDPGFLGRQVGMA from the coding sequence ATGGCGCGTGAGAGACCAGAGGTTCTGCTGGAAGCCCAGAACCTCTCGGTGGCCTTTCGTGGCATTATCGCCTTGCAGGACTATCACCTGACCCTTCGCCCCGGCGAACTGCTCGGCATCATCGGCCCCAACGGCGCCGGCAAGACCACGCTGTTCAACGCGCTGACAGGGGTCGTCCCCCTGAGCAGCGGTCGCGTGTTGCTCGAAGGGCGCGACATTACCCACCTGCCGCCCGATGCCATCCGGCGGGCAGGGGTGGCGCGCACGTTTCAGAATATCCGCCTGTTTCGGCGCCTCTCGGTGATGGATAATATGCGTATCAGCGCGCAACTCGACCGCCGCGCCGACCTGTTCGCCACCCTGGCGCGCCTGCCCCGCTTCGCCGCGGAAGAACGCGCCCGCGATGCCCAGGCCCTCCAGACCCTGCGGCTGCTGGGCCTCGAAACCTACCGCGACGCTCCCGCCGACAGCCTGCCTTACGGTTTGCAGCGCCGGCTCGAAATCGCCATGGCGGTCGTCGCCCAACCCAGGATATTGCTGCTCGATGAGCCGGCCGCCGGGCTGAACCCGGCCGAGGTGGAAGCGCTGATGCGACTCATCGCCCGCCTGCACGCCGAGTTGAAGCTGACCGTGATGCTGATCGAACACAACATGCGCGTCGTGATGGGCGTCTGCCAGCGCGTGCAGGTGCTGCACTACGGCGCCCTGATCGCCGACGGCCCGCCGGCCGAGGTGCAGCGCCATCCGCGGGTGCTGGAAGCGTACCTGGGCGTGAGCGATCCCGGTTTTCTCGGCCGGCAGGTTGGGATGGCATGA